In Primulina eburnea isolate SZY01 chromosome 3, ASM2296580v1, whole genome shotgun sequence, one DNA window encodes the following:
- the LOC140828347 gene encoding polyprenal reductase 2-like, whose translation MVFSITHSRTSLYAIIRSQSVIHPISDAFNLNYFQLSSSTMILASLLCAAWIAGILPILIAFIPSSKINALHNFVLGLAKRGKIMQSSSQKFTVPQKYFCHFYILAVIWTTFLLVSTWMYAYRTAPRVSQPLLYSSIASHLTGVSHDFWFHDGSSSLKKSKYMIWKSVFLLLLMEAQVLRRLFESIYVFKYSPSARMHIFGYLTGLFFYTAAPLSLCSKYALEVLHFVTKLGAEFVVKGKDRMKIAEYDVWGHVNPLWQLKWYAWLGAAVFSFGWIHQYRCHAILGSLRENDEQVNDYAIPRGDWFDYVSSAHYLAEIVIYGGLVIASGFSDVTIWLLFGFVVANLSLAAAETQKWYLHKFDNYPKNRKAIIPFIY comes from the exons ATGGTGTTTTCTATAACACATTCCAGAACCTCACTCTACGCAATCATTCGCAGTCAATCAGTCATCCATCCAATTTCCGATGCGTTTAAcctaaattattttcaattatcttCTTCGACGATGATTCTCGCTTCTCTGCTTTGTGCCGCGTGGATTGCTGGGATTCTTCCCATTTTAATCGCCTTCATACCTTCTTCCAAAATCAATGCTTTGCACAATTTTGTGCTAGGGCTCGCTAAGCGTGGAAAGATTATGCAATCTTCTTCCCAA AAATTCACGGTTCCTCAGAAATACTTTTGTCATTTTTACATATTGGCGGTAATATGGACTACATTCCTGCTCGTTTCCACGTGGATGTATGCCTACAGAACTGCGCCAAGAGTTTCTCAGCCATTACTATATTCCAGTATAGCCAGTCACTTGACGGGAGTTTCTCATGATTTTTGGTTTCATGACGGGAGTTCATCTCTGAAGAAAAGCAAGTATATGATTTGGAAATCTGTGTTTTTGCTTTTGTTGATGGAAGCTCAAGTGTTGCGGCGTCTTTTTGAATCCATATACGTGTTTAAGTACAGTCCTTCAGCTCGAATGCATATTTTTGGCTATCTGACGGGACTATT TTTCTATACAGCAGCTCCACTGTCCCTTTGCTCCAAGTACGCCTTAGAGGTTCTGCACTTTGTGACCAAATTAGGTGCAGAGTTTGTTGTCAAAGGGAAGGATAGAATGAAAATCGCAGAATATGATGTATGGGGACATGTGAATCCTCTCTGGCAACTTAAATGGTATGCATGGCTTGGTGCTGCTGTTTTCTCCTTTGGTTGGATTCATCAGTATCGTTGCCACGCCATTCTA GGATCATTAAGGGAGAACGATGAACAAGTTAATGACTATGCAATCCCTCGTGGGGACTGGTTTGATTATGTTTCCTCCGCGCATTATCTGGCTGAAATT GTTATATATGGTGGACTTGTGATTGCCAGTGGGTTTTCTGATGTTACAATATGGTTACTCTTTGGGTTTGTG GTGGCAAATCTTTCCTTGGCCGCAGCTGAAACCCAGAAGTGGTATCTtcataaatttgataattatccTAAAAACCGTAAAGCGatcattccttttatttactAA